From the Montipora capricornis isolate CH-2021 chromosome 2, ASM3666992v2, whole genome shotgun sequence genome, one window contains:
- the LOC138036992 gene encoding tigger transposable element-derived protein 6-like translates to MKRENRHIILFLDNASCHPSSLKGMFSNVQIEFLPKNTTSRTQPLDAGIIKTWKMYYKRKLLRHVASEIDGKKTASEIVKSVNLLMAIRWMVSAWEEVPSEVISKCFKHVGMYPDQETEMDDDPFAGEELLEIEELLSRISPDLDVSFVDVEVDAHEPPVDTTLPNWREKMRNDILGASEGTEASDEESIEESEELKTPEVSSVKGALELSKKLLDFSDWQGDEKLSQAITRVNDALTDLQLKSLKQSSIRSYLS, encoded by the coding sequence ATGAAGCGTGAAAACCGGCACATTATCCTGTTCCTTGACAACGCATCATGTCACCCTAGCTCCCTGAAGGGTATGTTCTCAAATGTTCAAATCGAGTTCTTACCGAAAAACACCACCTCACGCACGCAACCTCTGGACGCAGGAATAATAAAGACCTGGAAGATGTACTATAAGCGAAAGCTACTGCGACACGTTGCAAGTGAAATTGACGGCAAGAAGACGGCGAGCGAAATTGTGAAGTCTGTTAACCTTCTGATGGCAATAAGGTGGATGGTGAGCGCGTGGGAGGAGGTACCATCAGAAGTAATCTCAAAGTGCTTCAAGCATGTTGGAATGTATCCAGACCAGGAAACCGAGATGGATGACGATCCATTCGCCGGCGAAGAGTTGCTCGAAATTGAGGAGCTCTTGTCTCGCATCTCTCCAGATCTAGACGTATCTTTTGTCGATGTGGAGGTTGATGCACACGAACCTCCAGTTGACACAACACTGCCCAACTGGAGAGAGAAAATGCGTAATGACATCCTCGGGGCATCGGAGGGGACTGAAGCAAGTGACGAAGAGTCGATTGAAGAGTCTGAAGAATTAAAGACTCCAGAAGTCAGTTCAGTGAAAGGTGCACTCgagctttcaaaaaagttgttggATTTCTCTGACTGGCAGGGAGACGAAAAACTGTCGCAAGCCATCACACGCGTAAACGATGCCTTGACGGACTTGCAACTTAAATCTTTGAAGCAGTCTTCCATCCGCAGTTACCTATCGTAA
- the LOC138036993 gene encoding tigger transposable element-derived protein 6-like, with protein MSRCISCSSSTNYVCLSCKKSACNKSKDCSVPADEETPGWKAGISVAYCISCFKKKTEKGKQPKKKAKPLKQDKKQNELPTRKCLGLREKVEVIHASKELAQSARQLAKRFGCGKTQIAQILARKDTILEEWTSNGTGSHKRSNNEKFEKINHLLWEWYIKARGANIPVDGPLLKEEARLIAEQLGKTSFKGTDGWLAKWKKRHNIALLNIAGEEGDVSQETVESWSERVKELTRGFAPEDIWNEDETGTFWKALPTTSLAEKGKRCQGGKNAKQRITAAFFVNAAGAKESPILIGKSRKPRCFSKLQDISRPCGAQYFNNDKA; from the coding sequence ATGTCTCGCTGTATAAGCTGTTCGAGTAGTACAAATTATGTTTGCCTGAGCTGTAAAAAGTCCGCTTGCAATAAATCCAAAGACTGCTCTGTCCCTGCTGATGAAGAAACTCCTGGCTGGAAAGCAGGCATTTCTGTGGCTTATTGTATTTCCTGTTTTAAGAAGAAAACCGAGAAGGGCAAGCAAcccaagaaaaaagcaaaacctTTGAAACAAGATAAGAAGCAAAACGAACTGCCAACACGAAAATGTCTAGGTCTACGCGAAAAAGTTGAAGTGATACATGCGTCCAAAGAACTAGCGCAAAGTGCGAGACAGTTGGCAAAGAGATTTGGATGCGGAAAGACCCAAATAGCACAGATTCTTGCGAGGAAGGACACCATTCTCGAGGAATGGACTTCAAATGGTACCGGAAGTCACAAGAGGAGCAACAATGAGAAGTTTGAGAAGATAAACCATCTTCTTTGGGAATGGTACATAAAGGCAAGAGGAGCCAATATTCCAGTGGATGGGCCACTTCTCAAGGAGGAAGCACGCTTAATCGCAGAACAACTCGGCAAAACATCATTCAAAGGAACCGACGGCTGGCTTGCAAAGTGGAAGAAAAGGCATAATATCGCTCTGCTAAATATTGCTGGCGAGGAAGGAGATGTTAGCCAAGAGACTGTCGAAAGCTGGAGTGAGCGTGTCAAAGAATTGACAAGGGGTTTTGCCCCAGAAGACATTTGGAACGAGGACGAGACAGGGACATTCTGGAAAGCTTTGCCCACAACATCACTCGCAGAAAAAGGAAAGCGCTGTCAAGGAGGAAAGAATGCCAAACAAAGAATTACCGCCGCCTTCTTTGTGAATGCTGCCGGTGCCAAGGAAAGCCCTATCCTGATTGGCAAAAGCCGAAAGCCCCGCTGCTTTTCTAAGTTGCAAGATATTTCACGACCTTGTGGAGCCCAGTATTTTAATAACGACAAAGCGTGA
- the LOC138039172 gene encoding uncharacterized protein, translated as MYFNVKFSNSLESEERAIVLLSEASLDNPDVETKALIRRFTREAKCCGRLDVVQHLREITPAGTTGPVLPENLQIQDMSSQQITDLTVALTVTDKWQLVAETFGLNRDRIDFLNSRFTNPADALLAHMARQRPLTVGYVYDLLCECDLQVIADKL; from the exons ATGTATTTCAAcgttaaattttcaaattcttTAGAAAGCGAAGAAAGAGCTATTGTTCTACTCAGTGAAGCCTCACTGGACAACCCAGATGTTGAGACCAAGGCACTGATCCGCCGCTTTACACGAGAAGCTAAATGTTGTGGCAGACTTGACGTTGTCCAGCACTTGAGGGAAATCACACCAGCTGGAACGACAG GTCCAGTGCTACCTGAAAATCTTCAGATTCAGGACATGTCATCTCAACAAATTACCGATCTCACTGTCGCCTTAACTG TTACGGACAAGTGGCAGCTTGTTGCAGAGACGTTTGGCTTGAACAGGGACCGGATTGATTTCCTTAATTCACGTTTTACAAATCCAGCCGATGCTCTCTTGGCTCATATGGCTCGGCAACGACCCTTGACTGTTGGATATGTCTATGATCTTTTATGTGAATGTGACCTGCAAGTAATTGCCGACAAACTgtaa